The sequence CGACTTTTGTGCTCCAGTTCTGCCTTGGAGACCCACCATCAATGCTTCCCCCGGACCCCCAAAACTTGCAGTTCGGAGGGGCCCAGCCGTTGTTGCAGTGGCAGTTATTGCGGTTGTTACAAACACCTCTGTCACTGCACTTTTTATTGGGATCACACACTGCCTTCTTCCTGAAAATGCACGTCTGGTTCTTGCAGAGTTTCCCAGGGCCACATGGAGTGCCGTCAGGCACCATTCCGAGATCCACAAAATCTGTCCCGCCATGGTAGGCCACGCTCCagcagccagcaccagcgcctGACAACTCAGTGGGAGTCACGGTATAGTGTGGTATTGAAGGTACGTATCTGACGTTGCTACACTGAATTCTCCCGCACTTTACGTCTTGAGGCTGGCATTTCACAAAAGTACTTTTTGTCCAATCCCTGCCACAGTTGCCATACTCATCCCCCACAGTATTCCGAGactgaaagcaggatgctggagccGCTCTGGCTCCATAGCCAAAGATCCTGGCGCACAGGTAGTTGTGAGTCCAACACTGCTTGGCATAACAATGGGAATCGTGTTTGCTGCACGGCGTCCCGTCTTGCATGTACACATCATTGGGGCACCACTCAGATTTCCCACTACAGTACTCGGGAAGGTCACACTCATTGATCTGAATTCGACAAAGGTCTCCACTTGGACGGAAGTGACAGTTTTTACAACATGGCCCAGAAGAGCATTGTGCACGTGGCTTCAAGGTGCAGTCAGCGTTGCAGCAAAGATTCTGCCTGCACCTCTGCGTGCCGCCGCAGTCACATTCTTCTCCCTTATCCAACACTCCATTGCCACAATGCTTGATAGGTGGTATTTTTTGGGGCCTGTTGGCCAGACAGTCCAGGTTCCCTTTCAGCACAAGTTCTGCAAAAGTGTGAATGCTGCAGTTGCTGAACTTGTTCGTTTCTGCCTGGTACGAATGCATGACACAGGTTTTGTATCCTCCACAAACACAGTTGGATTCGTCGTGCTCAAGCCCCATGTGATGACCCAACTCATGGGACATGGCCCTTGAAAAGAGAATTGGATTCTTCTGCAAGTAGCTCAAAACCCCTGCAGAATAGCTTGGCCTGCAGATGGCATTACCGTATGACTTCCCGAGGGTGTGCTTGAACTCCTGGTGAGTGAGCAACAGGGCTGTGTCGTGCTTCATCCGCTTCGCAAGAACGTTCACTCTCCAGCTGTTGAAATTATTCAGAAGCAACCCAACGTCTTTTGTAACCCCAAAAGGGTTGCCTGTGTTCCAGATCTCCAGTCCAATCAGGACAATACTTGTGCGCAGCACCCGGAAGTGCACACCCATTAAGTTAACTATGTCCAAAATGAGGTATGCCATCCTGGTTTCATTGGCACCTTCAAACTGAAACAGCTTCTCGTCCACAACAATGTACAGCTCAATGTATTTTGGGTGCCTTGGGTCACGCCGGGTCCCCCTTTCCAGTTCTTCTGCCTGACGCTTTGCAACTGGAGCTCTCATTCCACACATACAAGGCTTTGGTTCGTTGATCAGGTAGAGAAGGTGCTGAAAAGCTGAAGAATTGTGGAAAGGCTCTATGCCATAATTTCTGTCTCTGATACTTAGGAATCCTGTCAAGCCAGAGCAGGTCTTAAGAACCACAAGCGAATTGGCTACGCCATCCACATGCCCTTCGTGGTAGCATTCAACAGGGATGTAGGGATGACTTTCGATCCGCCTGCCCTGGGAACTGTATGTGAAGAGTGGGAGGTTTTTGACCAGGAAGTCATCCTTCCTGGGCTTCAACTGAATGACGTAGTCCTTTCCTGATACATTGAGGATATAGGAAAGGTCATCCTTCTTGGCTTTCCCTCCCAAAAGCACCAACTGCCTTGGGGTGATCACTTCATACCACGTATACTCAGGAGCAGGAAATGAGCTGGTGGGAAGGAGGAACCCCAGCAAAATAACAGGATTCGTCAACTGCAGAACCAACCATTTGTGGAGGCCACCGCTACCACGTGCCATGATTTGCTTCCACTATTCACTATCCTTAAACAGCCTAGAGTAGAGAGGAGACAGACTGGGCTTTCTGACTTAACATCCCCACCAATCATTAATTCTCAAGAGGCTTTTTTAGACTTGTCAGCGTGCTCAAGAAAACACAAGGCAattcctgccactgccaccatctCTCTCTTGACAGTCGCCAACATCATTTGGTTGTGAGAGAGTTTAAAAAGGTGAAGCGCCCACTGCTGTCTGGCATATGCAAATGGAGTTAGGGTAACCAAAACACTGGCCGTCCTTAAACCTTTGACTCTAAAGGCCTCCGCAACTTTAGGGCCTAGGCGCCACGAGTTTCTCTTCTCAGAAGCTGTTGTGGTCACCTTTCCGGGTGATAAGAAGGACCAAAAGGAGGAAGggtggacaccagagagaggaagATACCCCAATAATTATATTCCTCTAGTCCCAGGAATTCTCATTTAATCTTCTAAAGTGTATTTCCAGAGACTTCTAGATGACAAAGGAGACgacaaagagggaggaggaaccacCATACCGGTTCAAATGTCCTCTCCTGTGGTGGAAAATTCCATGGCCAGGCTAACAGTTTCTCATGCTTTTTTGAATGTGGACATTCCATCGGCTGAGGCAGGTGGGCATTGGAAGAGCACGGAACACGGGAGAGAGCAGCTGTTTGCTATTCTCGATGTGGATCAGGACCCACTTATTGCTGGAATCCTGGCCAAGAGGGCTAacctaggccacattcacactgtggGTTTAAAGGGGAATTGTGAAGGAAGagtatacatgagtagccaacTGTGACAGGGGGAAAGGTCAGGcgggctaaagctcagaatgatctcaggcttgcaagagaggtgaaAGATAATAAAGCCACTTCCGAACtgaagaggaggtggggttgcgggcccacGCCCTCCCCACGCACGCAGGGGCTGGCTCACAGCCCCTGCAAGAATGAGGGAATCCTCCGGCGTGTCATCTCCCTGCCTAGCCAATCGGCTGGTcgggggtgtgtgtttgtggcctGGGCTATTTATGCCCGGAGTGCCTGAGGACCGCCCTCTCTTCGCCTCTCCAGCTGATAGCCGAtaggcctaagccaatacctaagctcaattcctgcaatcaataaagttgtggctgttttcgcccattaaccttaaataccgTGTCATGTGTATTTATTTctcaaggggggagggggacttgccacgcaataaAGGTTTATTTGGTTATGTtcaaagcagcaggaagaagcagcaagTGCTAGGTCCTCTGCGGGGAGAAAACGGAGAAATGCTCTtgagtgacagagagaaggtggaggCTGCTCAGCACCTACTTGTCCTCTATCCAAAAGGAAAGCCGTGCCCAACCTGGTGAGAACACaataaacaatgcaaggaggGAACTGCAGCCCAATATAGGAGAAGTGGCGGGAAAGGAACACCTAGCTACGTTAAACAAATTCAAAGCTCCAGGGTCTGATGAGCTgtacccaagggtactaaaggggTTGGagaatgtaatctcagagcctctgtctataatctttgagaattcctggagaacgggtgaagtccctacagactggaggcaggcaaatgttgtccctgttAAGTGGTGGGTGAACATTTCAGACGAcatagcgattcttcaaacagctcttctttattcagaggccagaacagaagctGAGCTAAAGGGCTCAGTcaccctgcttatatagagctccagtacacataattgttacaactttctaaaactatccaatcactgaacgtcactttcgatcccttatttgcataactatctacagtatccccctcctggcccagggtgagaacttcagtataacagtccccatcttcaaaaaagggggaaagaagacccaggtaacaaCCAACAAGTGAGCAccgacatcaataccaggaaaggtcctagaacagataccGGTaatatgaaaagttggaccgcccTGAAAtaaaaagtctgttttggggtggGAGTCCAGTTTACTTCTACACAACGTTTAATAGCAGCTTGATGCACAGAAATGGTAAAGGTCTTTATGGCATGGGATTATGCAGCACCACCTGCTAAAATCTACAGACTGAGGTGCTGTGAGAGCCCTAAGTGTGTTGGTCAATAAAGAAGATGGTTGTTGAGGCAAGGTGGGGTGATCAGTTCAGGCGGAAGATCTTATATGCCCTATTTCCAAATTGTCTAGCCTCAATCATCTGCAAAAACATGAGGAAATTTAGTAGCTGAAACTTTCCGGACACTTAACATCATGTCAGAGAAAACCTCTGCTGCTACATTTGTGTGCAGGCGTCAGTCAGGGTTGTCAAGTGATCAGAAAATGACTGTCCTAGCCTGCTGCTGTGCCTTCACCGCATCTCAATGTGCTGAAGTCAGCAAGGGAAGTAGCAGTATCGCCTAACTGTATGAAGCTGCGATGAAAAGCACAGCTACAGAGATGGGTTGAATAGTTGGCGTCTCTGGTGTCAGGCTGCTTTTAAAGGCAGGGAAGAGGAGCAAAGCCagtaaaagggggaaagggcattGAGCTGAAAGGCTTTCAAACAAGGATGGGACTATGCTCAGGAGGcaaagggttgccaacttttgaaCCTGCTCCTGTAGCTGGGCCTTTAAAAGCCAGTTGACGTGGTGAGCAGATATTAACGTAAATCTCTATGCAAAAAACGaatgtgtttgcattaggggatgtcctGAATGAGAAGACCTTATGCATtatgctcccgtcgctcggtcccagcgcctgccaacctagcagttcgaaagcacccccgggtgcaagtagataaatagggaccgcttactagcgggaaggtaaacggcgttccgtgtgctgcactggctcaccagatgcagcttgtcacgctggccacatgacccggaagtgtctgcggacagtgctggctcccggcctctagagtgagatgagcgcacaaccctagagtctgtcaagactggcccgtacgggcaggggtacctttacctttaccttatgcattatatcttgcgcTGTCCCTTATATAATGAAGCAAGAGAAAGATTTTTGAGCACCTATAATGacaaggtcccctggccagaacccctctgacatgattttatatctcctcgcagacacagataagcatgtgacctggcgtgtagcactctttgcaactgccgctaggaaaattagagcaaattatatagccaaggtagccaccaactgtaaaggagatgaatttatttgaccttatctacatcaagctatattctatctttatcaccaaactccgaatataattgcacactgtattaattaacattattttttaatatattagtggccataagataattttagcttataaattttattgtttaatgtcttaatttgtatattaaggtacttttatagttctgtttagagtaggtaatttattgataatataaatgttttaagtcttttgtatcaatccagtatattttctttaaattgttgaatgattctgtgtacattgcggcagcctttggctaagtgcaataaaactgactgactgtaAATCTCTATGCTGTGAGAAGTTTCACTGACTTatttctgcatgctaagcagttgtAAAAGGCATGAGAGTAGGCCACAATGCTTTGCAGTGGTGGTTGCTGTACACACTTTCTTGAGAGTAAGTCTCACAGAACTAATGTGATGctttcttctgaataaacatgcatagaatccaACTACgcgctgggaatcacaagagtcTTCATAATGACCAGGGGGCCACTAGATCCCATTCCATTTCTTGTGCTGGGAATAGAATCCAAGATTCTTGGCTGCATTTACAAGTCCATTCTGCTCTTTGCCAATAACTCTGAAGTCTTTTTTCCATGTTTTAACTCCCCACTTGACACCTGTTAATATTATTTTCTAGTGAAACGTCTCCCCCTAGTGGGAGAAAAATGTACTCTACGTCACTTGGAAGGTTTGCTGCCAAAAGGGGGATAAAAAACAAAGGGGAAGGCCTGTCACAACATAAAGCTATCAtctgtttatctatctatcatctatctatctatctatctatctatctatctatctatctatctatctatctatcatctatatctaacTATCATGTGGGTCTGTATAGGCCAAGAGTGGTATTCAACTCAGTTTTACTCAAAGTGAACCTATTGACATTAATGAATATTACTGCATTAGGTCCagtaatttcaacaggtctactctgaataaaacttaattGAGTACCAACCCATCTATTACAGATTAAGCACTATTTCATATCCCTGCAGTGGTTGCCTAGGTGAGTGTGTAAACGATGGCAGGCCAAAAAAAGTTAAGAAATGTGCGAGACGATGGTAGGTGTGCCAtgagtgtagccaggatttattttaggggggcaggctttatgtttttttggggggaggaaccaagttattta is a genomic window of Podarcis muralis chromosome 17, rPodMur119.hap1.1, whole genome shotgun sequence containing:
- the LOC114588091 gene encoding disintegrin and metalloproteinase domain-containing protein 21-like, producing MARGSGGLHKWLVLQLTNPVILLGFLLPTSSFPAPEYTWYEVITPRQLVLLGGKAKKDDLSYILNVSGKDYVIQLKPRKDDFLVKNLPLFTYSSQGRRIESHPYIPVECYHEGHVDGVANSLVVLKTCSGLTGFLSIRDRNYGIEPFHNSSAFQHLLYLINEPKPCMCGMRAPVAKRQAEELERGTRRDPRHPKYIELYIVVDEKLFQFEGANETRMAYLILDIVNLMGVHFRVLRTSIVLIGLEIWNTGNPFGVTKDVGLLLNNFNSWRVNVLAKRMKHDTALLLTHQEFKHTLGKSYGNAICRPSYSAGVLSYLQKNPILFSRAMSHELGHHMGLEHDESNCVCGGYKTCVMHSYQAETNKFSNCSIHTFAELVLKGNLDCLANRPQKIPPIKHCGNGVLDKGEECDCGGTQRCRQNLCCNADCTLKPRAQCSSGPCCKNCHFRPSGDLCRIQINECDLPEYCSGKSEWCPNDVYMQDGTPCSKHDSHCYAKQCWTHNYLCARIFGYGARAAPASCFQSRNTVGDEYGNCGRDWTKSTFVKCQPQDVKCGRIQCSNVRYVPSIPHYTVTPTELSGAGAGCWSVAYHGGTDFVDLGMVPDGTPCGPGKLCKNQTCIFRKKAVCDPNKKCSDRGVCNNRNNCHCNNGWAPPNCKFWGSGGSIDGGSPRQNWSTKVVKQAFETVIPLGVLVLAVITFIVPRLWKLPGWFRQFTSSQVGGNLQGSSPDVDKVDSCRFCKAKEGLNFTDSKE